One segment of Yersinia kristensenii DNA contains the following:
- the ribE gene encoding 6,7-dimethyl-8-ribityllumazine synthase, translating to MNVIEGVVATPNARVAIAIARFNNFINDSLLEGAIDALKRIGQVTDDNITVVWVPGAYELPLVANVLAKTNRYDAVIALGTVIRGGTAHFEYVAGEASSGLASVAMNSDIPVAFGVLTTESIEQAIERAGTKAGNKGAEAALTALEMINVIKAIKG from the coding sequence ATGAACGTTATCGAAGGTGTTGTTGCTACTCCTAATGCCCGCGTGGCGATTGCAATTGCGCGTTTTAACAACTTTATCAACGACAGCCTGCTGGAAGGTGCGATTGATGCCCTGAAGCGCATTGGTCAGGTAACCGACGACAACATCACTGTTGTTTGGGTTCCGGGTGCTTATGAACTGCCGCTGGTTGCTAATGTGTTAGCAAAAACAAATCGTTACGATGCGGTAATTGCGCTAGGTACAGTTATCCGTGGGGGCACTGCGCACTTTGAATATGTTGCTGGTGAAGCGAGTTCTGGTCTGGCAAGTGTGGCCATGAACAGCGATATCCCGGTAGCCTTTGGTGTGCTGACCACAGAAAGTATTGAGCAGGCAATTGAGCGTGCGGGTACTAAAGCGGGTAATAAAGGTGCAGAAGCTGCCCTGACCGCGCTTGAAATGATTAATGTAATCAAAGCTATTAAAGGCTGA